The following proteins come from a genomic window of Streptomyces sp. NBC_01716:
- a CDS encoding maltokinase N-terminal cap-like domain-containing protein, translating to MSKAASARSSPGPGAALPPAGAARLVDSLTPLLHEWLPRQRWFAGKGRPITGFSALAATELMPPAGEGPTPGLLHLLVRVEQRATPDLDAPPVPVPPTDDCYQLLLGVRSALPPELAAARIGVVDTGPLAGRVVYEALHDPRLADLLLERLRSPGALGPLRFDRAVEIPAGLVPRLLGAEQSNSSLVYGEEYILKILRRVFPGANPDLELPLALARQGSRRVPSPVAWFQAVDGGAGQEPLTLGVLQPFLKDSEDGWQLALRALADGSAFTDEARALGRATAEVHLALAAALPTVSLGPRQTAQLAEAMSGRLDATAQAVPALLPYVTGLRTAFDALARSGNGGDERAAGAARVTRAQRVHGDLHLGQTLRTPDGEWSLIDFEGEPARPLTERRRPQPAVRDVAGMLRSFDYAARSHEPWHPDWAERCRSAYCDGYGEATGSDPREDAALLRAYETDKAVYEVLYEARNRPDWLPVPMAAIHRLAGHRP from the coding sequence ATGTCGAAGGCTGCATCCGCCCGGAGCTCACCAGGCCCCGGCGCCGCGCTCCCGCCCGCCGGAGCCGCGAGGCTGGTCGACTCCCTCACCCCGCTGCTCCACGAGTGGCTGCCACGACAGCGCTGGTTCGCGGGCAAGGGCCGGCCCATCACGGGGTTCTCGGCCCTCGCCGCCACCGAGCTGATGCCCCCGGCCGGCGAGGGCCCCACGCCCGGCCTGCTCCATCTCCTGGTGCGCGTCGAACAGCGCGCCACCCCCGACCTGGACGCGCCGCCCGTCCCCGTCCCGCCCACCGACGACTGCTACCAGCTGCTCCTCGGTGTCCGGTCCGCCCTGCCGCCGGAGCTCGCCGCCGCCCGTATCGGCGTCGTCGACACCGGGCCGCTGGCCGGCCGGGTCGTCTACGAGGCGCTGCACGACCCGCGCCTCGCCGATCTGCTGCTGGAGCGGCTGCGCTCCCCCGGCGCCCTGGGGCCGCTGCGCTTCGACCGGGCGGTGGAGATCCCGGCGGGGCTCGTGCCACGGCTGCTCGGCGCGGAGCAGTCGAACTCCTCGCTCGTGTACGGCGAGGAGTACATCCTCAAGATCCTCCGCCGGGTCTTCCCCGGTGCCAACCCCGATCTGGAACTGCCCCTCGCCCTCGCCCGCCAGGGCTCCCGGCGGGTGCCGTCGCCGGTCGCCTGGTTCCAGGCCGTGGACGGCGGGGCCGGGCAGGAGCCGCTGACGCTGGGGGTGCTCCAGCCGTTCCTCAAGGACTCCGAGGACGGCTGGCAGCTGGCGCTGCGCGCGCTGGCGGACGGCAGCGCCTTCACCGACGAGGCGCGGGCGCTGGGGCGCGCCACCGCCGAGGTGCATCTCGCGCTGGCCGCCGCGCTGCCCACGGTGTCGCTGGGGCCACGGCAGACGGCTCAGCTGGCGGAGGCCATGTCCGGGCGGCTCGACGCCACCGCACAGGCGGTGCCCGCGCTGCTGCCGTACGTCACGGGGCTCCGTACGGCCTTCGACGCGCTCGCCCGGTCCGGGAACGGGGGCGACGAGAGGGCCGCGGGCGCCGCCCGGGTCACGCGGGCGCAGCGCGTGCACGGCGATCTGCATCTGGGCCAGACGCTGCGGACACCGGACGGCGAGTGGTCCCTGATCGACTTCGAGGGCGAACCCGCCCGCCCTCTGACCGAGCGCCGCCGCCCGCAGCCCGCGGTGCGCGACGTGGCGGGCATGCTCCGCTCGTTCGACTACGCCGCCCGCTCCCACGAGCCCTGGCACCCCGACTGGGCGGAGCGCTGCCGGTCGGCGTACTGCGACGGTTACGGCGAGGCGACGGGCAGCGACCCGCGCGAGGACGCCGCGCTGCTGCGGGCGTACGAGACGGACAAGGCGGTGTACGAGGTGCTGTACGAGGCCAGGAACCGTCCCGACTGGCTGCCCGTGCCGATGGCGGCGATCCACCGCCTGGCCGGTCACCGGCCCTGA
- the glgB gene encoding 1,4-alpha-glucan branching enzyme, protein MTARPPSENPSEPQPPAKEGKEAKEGKAGKAPKPPKPPKPPKPAKDARTPAPPLPDSDRHRLLGGSHHDPHAVLGAHPGKGGVVVRALRPYAKAVTVVAKDLRAPLHDDGDGFFSGVLPWRKVPEYSLLVRYGAAADESGTTGAEVDEAAGVDEVEVRDPYRFRPTLGDLDLHLIGEGRHEELWRALGAHPMVHEGVTGTRFTVWAPDAQGVRISGDFNYWDGTVYPMRSLGSTGVWELFVPGVGEGALYKFDITRPDGTHTLRADPMARRTEVPPSTASIVTEAHHVWHDEEWMARRGDLPVHEAPFSVYEVHLASWRPGLTYRQLALQLPAYVKDLGFTHVELMPVAEHPFGGSWGYQVTGFYAPTARMGTPDDFRFLVDALHRAGIGVIVDWVPAHFPKDEWALARFDGRPLYEHADPSRAEHPDWGTLEFDFGRTEVRNFLVANAVYWCEEFHIDGLRVDAVASMLYLDYSREAGEWSPNEYGGRENLDAVAFLQEMNATVYRRCPGVVTIAEESTAWDGVTRATHHVGPGGFGGLGFGLKWNMGWMHDSLDYVSKEPVHRKYHHSEMTFSMVYAYSENYVLPISHDEVVHGKRSLVSKMPGDWWQQRANHRAYLGYMWAHPGKQLLFMGQEFAQGAEWSEGHGPDWWLLDPSYTAEADHRGVRDLVRDLNTVYGRTPALWQRDTVPEGFSWVEGDAGEDNVFAFLRFDAAGAPLLAVSNFSPVVRHEYRIGVPEGTSGWTEVINTDAGRYGGGDVFNLDTLKPDAVPAHGRPASIRLTLPPLATLWLKPV, encoded by the coding sequence GTGACCGCCCGCCCGCCGTCCGAGAATCCGTCTGAGCCGCAGCCGCCCGCGAAGGAGGGAAAGGAAGCGAAGGAAGGCAAGGCAGGGAAGGCGCCCAAACCTCCGAAGCCGCCGAAGCCCCCGAAGCCGGCCAAGGACGCCCGTACGCCCGCTCCGCCGCTCCCGGATTCCGACCGGCACCGGCTGCTCGGCGGCTCGCACCACGACCCGCACGCCGTGCTCGGCGCCCACCCCGGGAAGGGCGGCGTCGTCGTCCGCGCGCTGCGGCCGTACGCGAAGGCCGTGACCGTCGTCGCGAAGGACCTGCGGGCCCCGTTGCACGACGACGGCGACGGTTTCTTCTCCGGCGTACTGCCGTGGCGCAAGGTCCCCGAGTACTCGCTGCTGGTGCGCTACGGCGCGGCGGCCGACGAGAGCGGCACCACCGGCGCCGAGGTGGACGAGGCCGCCGGCGTCGACGAGGTGGAGGTGCGGGATCCGTACCGCTTCCGGCCCACGCTCGGCGATCTCGACCTGCATCTCATCGGTGAGGGCAGGCACGAGGAGCTGTGGCGGGCGCTCGGCGCACACCCGATGGTCCACGAGGGCGTCACGGGCACCCGGTTCACCGTCTGGGCACCGGACGCGCAGGGCGTGCGGATCTCCGGTGACTTCAACTACTGGGACGGCACGGTCTACCCGATGCGCTCGCTCGGCTCGACCGGTGTGTGGGAGCTGTTCGTGCCGGGCGTCGGCGAGGGCGCGCTCTACAAGTTCGACATCACCCGGCCCGACGGGACGCACACGCTCCGCGCCGACCCGATGGCCCGCCGCACCGAAGTGCCGCCGTCGACCGCGTCGATCGTCACCGAGGCGCACCATGTGTGGCACGACGAGGAGTGGATGGCACGGCGCGGGGATCTGCCCGTGCACGAGGCCCCGTTCTCCGTGTACGAGGTCCATCTCGCCTCCTGGCGACCTGGACTGACATACCGTCAACTCGCCCTCCAGCTCCCGGCGTACGTCAAGGACCTCGGCTTCACACATGTCGAGCTGATGCCGGTCGCCGAGCATCCCTTCGGCGGTTCCTGGGGCTACCAGGTCACCGGCTTCTACGCCCCGACCGCCCGGATGGGCACGCCCGACGACTTCCGCTTCCTGGTCGACGCGCTGCACCGCGCGGGCATCGGGGTGATCGTGGACTGGGTGCCGGCGCACTTCCCGAAGGACGAGTGGGCGCTGGCCCGGTTCGACGGCAGGCCGCTGTACGAGCACGCGGACCCCTCGCGCGCCGAGCATCCCGACTGGGGCACGCTGGAGTTCGACTTCGGCCGCACCGAGGTGCGCAACTTCCTTGTCGCCAACGCCGTGTACTGGTGCGAGGAGTTCCACATCGACGGTCTGCGGGTCGACGCCGTCGCCTCGATGCTCTATCTGGACTACTCGCGCGAGGCCGGCGAGTGGTCGCCGAACGAGTACGGCGGCCGGGAGAATCTGGACGCGGTCGCCTTCCTCCAGGAGATGAACGCGACCGTCTACCGCCGCTGTCCGGGAGTCGTCACGATCGCCGAGGAGTCCACGGCCTGGGACGGCGTCACCCGCGCGACGCACCATGTGGGGCCCGGGGGCTTCGGGGGTCTCGGCTTCGGCCTGAAGTGGAACATGGGCTGGATGCACGACTCCCTGGACTACGTCTCCAAGGAGCCGGTGCACCGCAAGTACCACCACAGCGAGATGACGTTCTCGATGGTGTACGCGTACAGCGAGAACTACGTCCTGCCGATCTCGCACGACGAAGTCGTCCACGGGAAGCGGTCGCTGGTCTCCAAGATGCCGGGCGACTGGTGGCAGCAGCGGGCCAACCACCGGGCGTACCTCGGCTACATGTGGGCGCACCCGGGCAAGCAACTCCTCTTCATGGGGCAGGAGTTCGCCCAGGGCGCGGAGTGGTCGGAGGGCCACGGCCCGGACTGGTGGCTGCTCGACCCGTCGTATACGGCGGAGGCCGACCATCGCGGCGTACGGGACCTGGTGCGGGACCTGAACACGGTCTACGGCCGGACCCCGGCTCTCTGGCAGCGCGACACCGTCCCCGAGGGCTTCTCCTGGGTGGAGGGCGACGCCGGGGAGGACAACGTGTTCGCGTTCCTGCGCTTCGACGCGGCGGGCGCGCCGCTGCTGGCCGTCTCCAACTTCTCGCCGGTGGTACGGCACGAGTACCGCATCGGCGTTCCGGAGGGCACCTCGGGCTGGACGGAGGTCATCAACACCGACGCGGGGCGTTACGGCGGCGGGGACGTGTTCAACCTGGACACGCTCAAGCCGGACGCGGTCCCGGCACACGGCCGCCCGGCGAGCATCCGGCTGACGCTGCCGCCACTGGCGACGCTGTGGCTGAAGCCGGTCTGA